One Faecalispora anaeroviscerum genomic window carries:
- a CDS encoding YcxB family protein, whose translation MAELSREAPVLVLEQQLSAEDYAQAALLYENTLFPFRRYWVRAGVCICAAVLVASMIPWYLSRFSTAFVPACGVVFFLALALYFWREQPRRRLHGAVLQFCGNSLLRLPGKISIYQNGIVLENDVETLSEFWTDFSGCVEGHAYYVLWGGISRPLLILKKSALSPEQAERLSAHLRNTFARRCRLANGGRFR comes from the coding sequence ATGGCGGAGCTTTCCCGCGAGGCCCCGGTTTTAGTTTTAGAGCAGCAGCTCAGCGCAGAAGATTACGCGCAGGCGGCCCTGCTGTATGAAAATACCCTGTTCCCTTTTCGCCGGTACTGGGTGCGGGCGGGCGTGTGTATTTGCGCCGCAGTTCTGGTGGCGTCGATGATTCCGTGGTATTTGTCGCGCTTTTCCACGGCATTTGTTCCGGCTTGCGGGGTTGTGTTTTTTCTGGCGCTCGCGCTGTATTTCTGGCGGGAGCAGCCACGGCGGCGGCTGCACGGAGCGGTGCTGCAGTTTTGCGGCAACAGTCTTTTGCGCCTGCCCGGAAAAATTTCGATTTACCAGAACGGAATTGTGCTGGAAAACGACGTGGAAACACTCAGTGAATTCTGGACTGATTTTTCAGGCTGTGTGGAGGGGCACGCGTATTATGTGCTTTGGGGCGGCATCTCCCGCCCGCTGCTGATTCTAAAAAAGAGCGCGCTTTCCCCCGAACAGGCCGAGCGACTGAGTGCGCACCTGAGAAATACGTTTGCGAGGCGGTGTCGCCTGGCAAACGGCGGGAGATTTCGGTGA
- the gyrB gene encoding DNA topoisomerase (ATP-hydrolyzing) subunit B produces MEFSEMTQTDQNYDENQIQVLEGLEAVRKRPGMYIGSTGPRGLHHLVYEIVDNAIDEALAGFCDRITVKILPGNIISVEDNGRGIPVGIQHKMGIPAVTVVFTVLHAGGKFGGGGYKVSGGLHGVGASVVNALSEWLEVEVYTEDGVYAQRFERGVAVTELIRKGDSDHNGTIVRFQPDPEIFQESTVFDYDTLQNRLREQAFLNAGVHIELDDDRDPEHPVHNSYRYEGGIRSFVEYLNKKRSAELIHEDVIHLYSVAPDNNATAEVAMQYTESYNELMLSFANNIHTTDGGTHEDGFKRALTRIMNDYARKYNILKENDKNMSGEDFREGLTVIISVKLKEAQFEGQTKARLGNTEISTLVSQMMTDKLTTYLEENPAVARAIFDKAMSAARAREAAKKARELVRRKSALESAALPGKLADCQSRNPEETEIYIVEGDSAGGSAKGGRDRKFQAILPLWGKMLNVEKARLDKVYGNEKLMPVVTALGCGLGEEFDLSKLRYGKIIIMADADVDGSHIRTLLLTFFFRFMRPLVDQGHIYLAQPPLYRITRGKNHRYAYSDKQRDTIMAELGGSNYDIQRYKGLGEMDAQQLWETTMDPDTRTMLKVELEDAAAADETFTILMGDKVEPRRLFIEQNARFVSNLDI; encoded by the coding sequence TTGGAGTTTAGCGAAATGACCCAAACTGACCAAAATTACGATGAAAATCAAATACAGGTTCTCGAAGGCCTCGAAGCGGTGCGTAAGCGTCCCGGTATGTATATTGGCTCCACCGGTCCGCGCGGTCTGCACCATTTGGTGTACGAAATCGTAGATAATGCCATCGATGAAGCGCTGGCCGGCTTCTGCGACCGCATTACCGTTAAGATTCTGCCGGGCAATATTATCAGCGTGGAGGACAACGGCCGCGGTATTCCCGTGGGAATTCAGCATAAAATGGGCATTCCTGCGGTCACCGTCGTGTTTACCGTACTGCATGCCGGCGGCAAATTCGGCGGCGGTGGGTACAAGGTATCCGGCGGTCTGCATGGAGTTGGCGCTTCGGTGGTCAACGCGCTTTCCGAATGGCTGGAGGTAGAGGTTTACACCGAAGACGGCGTGTACGCTCAGCGGTTTGAGCGCGGCGTGGCTGTAACGGAGCTGATTCGCAAAGGTGACAGCGACCACAACGGAACCATAGTACGCTTTCAGCCGGATCCTGAAATTTTTCAGGAAAGCACCGTGTTCGACTACGACACTCTGCAAAATCGCCTGCGCGAGCAGGCCTTCCTGAACGCGGGCGTGCATATTGAGTTGGACGACGACCGTGATCCGGAGCATCCCGTTCACAATTCGTACCGGTACGAGGGAGGCATCCGCAGCTTTGTCGAGTACCTGAACAAAAAACGCTCCGCCGAGTTGATTCATGAGGACGTAATCCATTTATATTCCGTCGCACCCGACAACAACGCCACCGCTGAGGTTGCGATGCAGTACACCGAAAGCTATAATGAGCTGATGCTGTCGTTTGCGAATAATATTCACACCACCGACGGCGGCACACATGAGGATGGATTTAAGCGTGCGCTGACCCGAATCATGAACGACTATGCCCGCAAATATAATATTCTGAAGGAAAACGATAAAAACATGTCCGGCGAGGACTTCCGTGAGGGCTTGACCGTCATCATTAGCGTGAAGCTGAAGGAGGCGCAGTTCGAAGGGCAGACAAAGGCGCGCCTCGGCAATACGGAAATCAGCACGCTGGTTTCGCAGATGATGACCGACAAGCTCACGACTTACCTGGAGGAAAATCCCGCCGTTGCGCGTGCTATTTTTGATAAAGCGATGTCTGCGGCAAGAGCCAGAGAGGCTGCCAAAAAGGCGAGGGAGCTGGTGCGCCGCAAGTCCGCACTCGAATCCGCCGCGCTGCCCGGCAAGCTTGCGGACTGTCAGTCCCGTAACCCGGAAGAAACCGAAATTTACATTGTTGAGGGAGATTCTGCCGGCGGCTCCGCCAAGGGCGGACGCGACCGTAAATTTCAGGCGATTCTGCCGCTTTGGGGCAAGATGCTCAACGTGGAAAAGGCCCGTCTTGATAAGGTGTACGGCAACGAAAAGCTGATGCCCGTCGTCACCGCGCTCGGCTGCGGCCTTGGCGAGGAATTCGATTTAAGCAAGCTGCGCTATGGCAAAATCATCATCATGGCCGATGCCGATGTCGACGGCTCGCATATCCGCACATTGCTGCTCACGTTCTTTTTCCGCTTTATGCGCCCGCTGGTGGATCAGGGTCACATCTATCTGGCACAGCCGCCGCTGTATCGTATTACCCGGGGAAAAAATCACCGGTATGCATACTCCGATAAGCAGCGCGACACTATTATGGCGGAGCTGGGCGGAAGCAATTACGATATTCAGCGCTATAAGGGCCTTGGTGAAATGGACGCCCAGCAGCTGTGGGAAACCACTATGGACCCGGACACCCGCACCATGCTGAAGGTGGAGCTTGAGGATGCCGCAGCGGCAGACGAAACCTTCACGATTCTGATGGGCGATAAGGTAGAACCCCGCAGACTATTTATTGAACAAAACGCCAGGTTTGTTTCAAATCTGGATATTTAA
- the remB gene encoding extracellular matrix regulator RemB, with amino-acid sequence MYLHLGQDTVIQTKDIIGIFDLENSTISKYTREYLAKAEKEGKVVNVSMEMPKSFVLCCDKAEQITVYISQISSTTLLKRSRFMANLANV; translated from the coding sequence ATGTATCTTCACCTGGGACAAGACACCGTCATTCAAACGAAAGACATCATCGGAATTTTCGATTTGGAAAATTCCACGATTTCTAAATATACCCGCGAGTACCTTGCAAAGGCAGAAAAAGAAGGCAAAGTGGTCAACGTTAGTATGGAAATGCCGAAATCCTTTGTGCTTTGCTGTGACAAGGCGGAACAAATAACAGTTTATATCTCGCAGATTTCTTCCACCACCCTACTCAAACGAAGCAGGTTTATGGCAAACCTTGCGAATGTGTAA
- the recF gene encoding DNA replication/repair protein RecF (All proteins in this family for which functions are known are DNA-binding proteins that assist the filamentation of RecA onto DNA for the initiation of recombination or recombinational repair.): MIVSRLSFLYYRNLCEGEILPNSHMNVIFGQNAQGKTNLLEALWLFTGGRSFRGSRDSELIAFGQNAARLQIDFFSEERDQNAVLTIQNKKRSAAINGVEYGGVMELVGKFRAVIFSPEHLSLVKDGPALRRSFLDGALCQLRPVYAKLLFQYNRVLQQRNALLKDIPRHAELLDTLEIWDEKLAQRGARLILERSEYVRLLSEPARRIYDGISGAREQFSVCYRTISGEEPQTEEQWRQLLLDSLGRSHREDLSAGFTTIGPHRDDLEIRVDERPARSFGSQGQQRSCVLALKLAEAELLQTLSGEAPVILLDDVMSELDSGRQDFLLHQLGEKQVFLTCCDPETAARYSGGGRFEMEQGRLTVRQ; encoded by the coding sequence GTGATCGTCAGCCGGCTTTCGTTTTTATATTACCGCAACCTGTGTGAGGGGGAGATTCTTCCAAATTCGCACATGAATGTGATTTTTGGGCAAAACGCGCAGGGAAAAACAAATTTACTGGAAGCGTTGTGGCTGTTTACAGGCGGCCGGTCGTTCCGCGGCTCGCGTGACAGCGAGCTGATTGCCTTCGGCCAGAATGCCGCGCGGCTGCAAATTGATTTTTTCAGCGAGGAACGTGATCAGAATGCAGTTCTGACGATTCAGAACAAAAAACGCTCTGCCGCCATCAACGGTGTAGAATATGGCGGTGTGATGGAGCTGGTGGGAAAGTTCCGGGCGGTGATTTTTTCGCCGGAGCATCTTTCACTGGTAAAGGACGGCCCCGCTTTGCGCCGCTCTTTTTTGGATGGTGCGCTGTGCCAGCTTCGCCCGGTATACGCAAAGCTTTTGTTTCAGTATAACCGGGTGCTTCAGCAGAGAAACGCGCTGCTCAAAGACATCCCTCGTCATGCCGAGCTGCTCGACACGCTTGAAATCTGGGACGAAAAGCTCGCTCAGCGCGGCGCGCGGCTGATTTTGGAACGGAGCGAATATGTTCGCCTGCTTTCCGAGCCGGCCCGGCGGATTTATGATGGAATTTCGGGCGCGCGGGAACAATTCTCCGTGTGCTACCGCACAATTTCCGGAGAGGAGCCGCAGACGGAGGAACAGTGGAGGCAGCTATTGCTCGATTCGCTCGGGCGCTCGCACAGGGAAGATCTCTCTGCGGGATTTACAACCATCGGCCCGCATCGGGATGATCTGGAGATTCGGGTGGACGAAAGGCCCGCGAGGAGCTTCGGCTCGCAGGGTCAGCAGCGTTCCTGCGTGCTGGCTTTAAAGCTGGCGGAGGCGGAGCTTCTGCAAACTCTTTCCGGAGAAGCGCCGGTGATTCTGCTTGATGATGTGATGAGCGAGCTGGATTCCGGCCGGCAGGATTTTCTTCTGCATCAGCTTGGGGAAAAACAGGTGTTTTTAACCTGCTGCGATCCCGAAACGGCAGCTCGCTATTCCGGCGGCGGAAGATTTGAGATGGAGCAGGGACGGCTGACCGTCCGGCAGTAA
- a CDS encoding RNA-binding S4 domain-containing protein yields MEIITIDTEFIRLDALLKLAGAVETGGHAKLVVQNGEVLVNGQVCTMRGKKMRGGDRAEYQGRSYEVKTL; encoded by the coding sequence ATGGAAATTATTACAATTGATACGGAGTTTATCCGTTTGGATGCACTGTTAAAGCTGGCAGGCGCGGTGGAAACCGGCGGCCACGCGAAGCTGGTGGTTCAGAACGGAGAGGTTCTGGTCAACGGCCAGGTTTGTACCATGCGGGGCAAAAAAATGCGCGGCGGTGACCGGGCGGAATATCAGGGCAGAAGCTACGAGGTGAAAACCCTGTGA
- the dnaN gene encoding DNA polymerase III subunit beta produces the protein MKIICDRKELVEAVLNIQRAVSSKSSIPALEGILLQTKGSDLFLCGYDLELGMTTTLPARIEQTGSVVLSARLFGDIVRRLPGDDVLLSVDEKNVASIISGASEFSISGIPAEEYPELPSVSGETSIEVPNGILKSMIRQTLFAVSESDMKPVHTGTLFELGENKIRLISVDGYRLAVREEPIACDQDTSFVIPGKTLSEVLKLLPENEENLSLSIGRRHILFQIGSYTLISRLLEGDFLDYRAAIPASHTTEILVKTRTFIDSVERVSLLITDRLKSPLRCVFGENLIQLSCSTAIGRASDELEAQGIGGTLEMGFNNRYLLDALRNTECDEVKIQLSGALSPMKVVPKDGGSFLFLVLPVRLKSGV, from the coding sequence ATGAAGATAATATGTGACCGCAAGGAATTGGTGGAAGCAGTGTTGAATATTCAGCGGGCCGTTTCCTCCAAATCCTCCATTCCCGCCCTGGAGGGTATTCTCTTGCAAACAAAAGGCTCCGATCTTTTTTTGTGCGGCTATGACCTGGAGTTGGGCATGACGACGACTCTACCGGCCCGAATCGAGCAAACCGGCAGCGTAGTGCTTTCGGCCCGACTGTTCGGCGACATTGTTCGGCGTTTACCGGGCGACGATGTTTTGCTTTCAGTGGATGAAAAGAATGTGGCCTCTATTATTAGCGGAGCCAGTGAATTTTCAATCTCAGGCATTCCTGCTGAGGAATACCCCGAGCTACCCTCGGTTTCAGGTGAAACCTCAATCGAGGTGCCGAACGGTATTTTGAAAAGCATGATCCGCCAAACCTTGTTTGCCGTTTCTGAAAGTGACATGAAGCCGGTACATACCGGAACGCTGTTTGAGCTGGGTGAAAATAAAATCCGCCTGATTTCCGTAGACGGGTATCGGCTCGCGGTGCGCGAGGAGCCGATTGCGTGCGATCAGGATACCAGCTTCGTGATTCCGGGAAAAACTCTTTCGGAGGTATTAAAGCTTCTGCCCGAGAATGAGGAAAATTTATCACTGTCAATCGGCCGCAGGCACATCTTGTTCCAGATTGGCAGCTATACGTTAATCTCGCGTTTGCTCGAGGGCGACTTCCTCGATTACCGTGCGGCAATCCCGGCTTCCCATACGACAGAAATTTTAGTGAAAACCAGAACCTTTATCGACAGCGTGGAGCGCGTTTCGCTCCTAATTACAGATCGCCTGAAAAGTCCGCTGCGCTGCGTATTCGGTGAAAATCTGATTCAGCTTTCCTGCTCCACGGCGATTGGCCGTGCCAGCGATGAACTGGAGGCGCAAGGCATAGGCGGAACTCTCGAAATGGGCTTTAACAATCGGTATCTTCTGGATGCGCTGCGCAATACCGAATGCGATGAGGTGAAAATTCAGCTTAGCGGCGCACTCAGCCCCATGAAGGTGGTTCCGAAGGACGGCGGAAGCTTCCTGTTTCTGGTCCTGCCGGTTCGTTTGAAGAGCGGTGTTTGA